From the genome of Bacteroidia bacterium:
GCAAGCAGCTTCTATTGCCGCTGTCGAAGTTTATCAAATGCCACAATCTGCTCAATACGATACTCAAGAAGCGCCTGAGGCAAGTAAATGGTACCAAAACCGTAAAGGATAGCTTTATTTAATCTCCTTTTTTATTTTTTCCGTAATCTCTGCAACTGCAGGGCAAATTAGCGTATTCCTATATGTGATGTCAAGGATTTGTGCGATATTCTTTCTGTCAGTATGTGGGTATTCTCTGCATGCTTTAGGTCTTACTTCGTAAATCGTGCAATAATTATCTACACCAAGAAACGGGCAGGGAGCGTAGTTGAGTACCCAGTCTTCATCTTCATCAATGTGCAAATATTTTTCTGTAAAATCTGAGGGACGCATTCCAAGATGTTTTGCAATCCGATCAATATCCACATCTCTAAAAATGGGTGAAGTTGTTTTACAGCAATTAGCACAATCCAAGCAATGAATATGTTCAAATGCTTCCTCGTGTAAAGGGTGGAAAATAAGATCTAAGTCTTTTCTGCGCTTTAGGTTACGGTAGCATTTCCGGTTTTCTTTCTTTTTTTGATGTGCAACCTCTATGAGTTTGCGATAGGAATCCGGTAGGTCAGTCATTGCTCAATGAACTGTGTTGAACACAATAAGTAACAATTGGAATGTTCAATTAAAACTCAAGTTTTTCAATGCTTTCATTGATAGCCTTTTCAATTTGATCCTGAATATTGGTATAATCTCTTGGAACAAACTTTGTCTGAATAAAGGTTTCATACATTTCTACATATCTGTCAGTAACAGATTGCACAAACTCAGGTGTCATCTCAGGAACAAGTTGTCCCTTTTCACCCCAGAATCCATTTGCCATCAACCATTCTCTCACAAACTCCTTAGAAAGTTGCTTTTGAGGTTGACCTGCTTTTTGTGCTTTTTCGTAGCTATTCAAATAGAAGAAACGCGAAGAGTCCGGTGTATGCACTTCGTCAATCAACATTACTTTCTTGTCATGAATTCCAAATTCGTATTTTGTATCTACCAAGATAAGTCCGCGTTCTGCTGCTAATTGAGTTCCTCTTTCATAAAGTTTAAGAGAGGCTTCAGACATTTTTTCTAATTGTTTTTTTGTGCAAAGCTTTTGTTCTAAGATGTCTTCCATAGTAACATCTTCATCATGACCGGCATGGTTCTTAAACGTAGGTGTAATAATAGGGTGAGGAAGTTTGTCATTCTCTTTAAGCCCTTCAGGGAGTTTTACCCCGCAAATAATCCTTTTGCCTGATTTATATACCCTCCAAGCATGTCCGCATAAATATCCTCTCACCACCATTTCAACCGGTATGGCTTCACATTTGTATCCTATTGTAACATTTGGGTCAGGAGTAGATATTTTCCAAGTTGGGATGATAGCACTACAGTTGTCAAGGAAGAAAGAAGAAATATGGGTTA
Proteins encoded in this window:
- a CDS encoding YkgJ family cysteine cluster protein — translated: MTDLPDSYRKLIEVAHQKKKENRKCYRNLKRRKDLDLIFHPLHEEAFEHIHCLDCANCCKTTSPIFRDVDIDRIAKHLGMRPSDFTEKYLHIDEDEDWVLNYAPCPFLGVDNYCTIYEVRPKACREYPHTDRKNIAQILDITYRNTLICPAVAEITEKIKKEIK
- a CDS encoding phosphoribosylaminoimidazolesuccinocarboxamide synthase; protein product: MATEIDTELMATNFFFRNQSSFFRGKVRDVYTLADKYIVLIACDRISAFDNVLPKAIPYKGQILTHISSFFLDNCSAIIPTWKISTPDPNVTIGYKCEAIPVEMVVRGYLCGHAWRVYKSGKRIICGVKLPEGLKENDKLPHPIITPTFKNHAGHDEDVTMEDILEQKLCTKKQLEKMSEASLKLYERGTQLAAERGLILVDTKYEFGIHDKKVMLIDEVHTPDSSRFFYLNSYEKAQKAGQPQKQLSKEFVREWLMANGFWGEKGQLVPEMTPEFVQSVTDRYVEMYETFIQTKFVPRDYTNIQDQIEKAINESIEKLEF